One part of the Sorangiineae bacterium MSr11954 genome encodes these proteins:
- a CDS encoding alkaline phosphatase family protein has translation MSRLGCFRVRRAFPWLLVGAGAISTFAQGAPAAAAPAAAPTTAPNSMLCAGQTQYAQGQPVRISYASTRVSSTNWVGIYADDGRAPGSVPSLVWAYAPNATGSVSLSTQSLAPGHYVAYYLYQNAYTSLSAPVKFDISSGPATGSPNLIVNGDAECGNGSASGYDGAIVPGWQVSGLTSVVGYDVGKGFPSRGTSGPALRGDQFFSGGPIGNSTLSQTIDISTASSAIDGGAVTYDLSGWLGGYANETSWTIVTITFLNAGKSAIGTGKIGPVSAADRRNTTALHERTAHGKVPAGARSISVVVEFVGEAMRNLLNQYNDAYAENLSLTLSAPLPAPAVPDPAPSTVPSFDHVFFVILENKRYDEIIGSRSKAPYLNALAAGNVALAQSYGLIHPSDPNYMAVAGGSTFGHQDNPMPGGIGTIAAPHLGDLVERAGKSWRGYIEDMGTPCNLVKNGHYDPDNLPFLFFESIGGADRTRCKEHLHPITQLWADLRAASTTPNFVWFEPNSCNTMHDCDVRTSDDWFKENLPKILTSPAWTQKRSLLIITFDEDDNVSGQAIPTIVAASSGMAKTGYQSSVRYTHYSMARAMESALGLPNLTQNDQYATPLNDIWR, from the coding sequence ATGTCTCGATTGGGGTGTTTTCGAGTACGACGCGCGTTTCCATGGCTTCTCGTGGGGGCAGGGGCCATATCGACATTCGCCCAGGGCGCGCCGGCGGCCGCCGCCCCGGCCGCGGCGCCCACCACGGCGCCAAACAGCATGCTTTGCGCGGGCCAGACGCAGTACGCACAAGGGCAGCCCGTTCGGATCTCGTATGCCAGCACGCGCGTATCCTCCACGAACTGGGTGGGCATCTATGCCGACGACGGGCGCGCGCCGGGCAGCGTTCCGTCGCTCGTATGGGCTTATGCTCCGAACGCAACGGGCTCGGTGAGCTTATCGACGCAGTCGCTCGCGCCAGGCCACTATGTGGCATACTACCTTTACCAAAACGCCTACACGTCGCTCTCGGCCCCCGTGAAGTTCGATATCAGCTCCGGGCCGGCGACGGGGAGCCCGAACCTCATCGTGAACGGCGACGCCGAGTGTGGGAATGGCTCCGCGAGCGGGTACGACGGCGCCATCGTCCCGGGGTGGCAGGTCTCGGGGCTCACCAGCGTGGTAGGCTACGATGTCGGTAAAGGTTTCCCCTCGCGGGGCACGTCGGGTCCGGCGCTGCGCGGCGATCAATTTTTCTCCGGAGGGCCCATTGGCAACTCCACACTTTCGCAGACCATCGACATATCGACGGCATCATCCGCGATCGACGGCGGCGCCGTCACCTACGATTTGTCGGGGTGGTTGGGCGGATACGCCAACGAAACGTCGTGGACCATCGTCACCATCACCTTTCTGAACGCGGGCAAGTCCGCGATTGGGACCGGGAAAATCGGCCCCGTCAGCGCAGCCGATCGTCGAAACACCACCGCCTTGCACGAGCGGACGGCGCACGGCAAAGTTCCGGCCGGGGCGCGGAGCATCTCCGTGGTGGTGGAGTTCGTGGGCGAGGCGATGCGAAATCTCCTCAACCAATACAACGACGCCTACGCCGAAAACCTCTCGCTGACCCTCTCGGCCCCGCTGCCGGCACCGGCCGTTCCCGACCCGGCGCCCTCCACCGTGCCGTCGTTCGATCACGTCTTCTTCGTCATCCTCGAGAACAAGCGCTACGACGAAATCATCGGATCTCGTTCGAAGGCGCCTTATTTGAATGCGTTGGCCGCCGGCAATGTTGCATTGGCGCAGTCGTACGGTCTCATCCACCCGAGCGATCCGAATTACATGGCCGTCGCCGGCGGCTCGACATTTGGCCATCAAGACAATCCCATGCCGGGCGGCATCGGGACCATTGCGGCCCCGCACCTCGGCGATCTGGTCGAGAGAGCGGGAAAGTCGTGGCGCGGGTACATCGAGGACATGGGTACACCGTGCAACCTCGTCAAAAACGGTCACTACGATCCCGACAACCTACCGTTCCTCTTCTTCGAGAGCATCGGCGGCGCCGACCGAACGCGCTGCAAGGAGCACCTCCACCCCATCACGCAATTGTGGGCCGATCTTCGCGCGGCGTCGACCACGCCCAACTTCGTGTGGTTCGAGCCCAACAGCTGCAACACCATGCACGACTGCGATGTCCGCACGAGCGACGATTGGTTCAAAGAGAATCTTCCGAAAATTCTCACGTCTCCCGCGTGGACCCAAAAGCGCTCCTTGCTGATCATCACCTTCGACGAAGACGACAACGTCAGCGGGCAAGCCATCCCGACCATCGTCGCGGCGTCGTCTGGAATGGCGAAAACCGGGTACCAGTCGAGTGTGCGCTATACGCACTACAGCATGGCGCGGGCCATGGAAAGTGCGTTGGGGTTGCCGAATCTGACGCAGAACGATCAATACGCAACACCGCTCAACGATATTTGGCGTTGA
- a CDS encoding cupin domain-containing protein — MAAYFDGMSYPDPRYLAKDGEVSAIYRPIHQKPDLTIGTHTVMHYLATGASTRGDFGLYRVDMAPQTRGAATHFHRTMSESFFILSGTMRLFDGARWVDAKAGEFLYVPEGGLHGFGNESDDPASLLMLFTPGPPREAYFEALAERATGRSFTEDEWKAFCERHDSYFV; from the coding sequence GTGGCGGCGTATTTCGATGGGATGTCCTATCCCGATCCCCGTTACCTGGCGAAGGATGGCGAGGTCAGTGCCATTTACCGTCCGATCCATCAAAAGCCGGATCTCACCATCGGTACGCACACCGTGATGCATTATCTGGCCACCGGGGCGAGCACCCGGGGCGATTTCGGCTTGTACAGAGTCGATATGGCGCCGCAGACGCGCGGCGCGGCGACCCATTTTCATCGGACGATGTCCGAATCGTTCTTCATCCTCTCCGGAACGATGAGGCTCTTCGACGGCGCGCGTTGGGTCGACGCAAAGGCCGGCGAATTTCTCTACGTCCCCGAGGGTGGCCTCCACGGGTTCGGAAACGAATCCGACGATCCGGCGTCGCTGTTGATGCTCTTCACCCCCGGCCCGCCGCGCGAAGCCTACTTCGAGGCGCTGGCCGAAAGGGCCACGGGCCGGTCGTTCACCGAGGACGAGTGGAAGGCGTTTTGCGAACGCCACGACAGCTACTTCGTTTGA
- a CDS encoding LysR family transcriptional regulator, whose product MDLDWDDLRLVLAIAREGALTGAARRLGVSQPTAGRRLAAFEARLGFSPFERTTQGFRLTPLGRELVESLERMDEGALAFGRKAAGRESQASEALTVSCVEWVATWILAPGAGAFIESHPTIRLEITAELRKVSLSRHEADVAIRHVRFEQLDLVQKKMADLPSALYASDAYLRAYGKPRLDDGCAGHHVLNVTDSFAHIADQRWLRDRAFAARITFRSNNFDAILRAAQSGAGLAVLPCILGDGAKLVRLGHESAIPTRELWAGYHKDLRRTQRIAAFLRYVKERLSVLLTARTPPRS is encoded by the coding sequence ATGGATCTCGACTGGGACGATCTGCGCCTCGTGCTCGCCATCGCGCGGGAAGGCGCCTTGACGGGCGCCGCGCGGCGGCTCGGTGTGAGCCAGCCCACGGCGGGGCGCCGCCTGGCCGCGTTCGAAGCGAGGCTCGGATTTTCACCGTTCGAGCGGACGACGCAGGGCTTTCGGCTCACCCCCCTCGGCCGCGAGCTCGTCGAGAGCCTCGAGCGCATGGATGAGGGCGCCCTCGCCTTCGGCCGGAAGGCGGCAGGGCGGGAGAGCCAGGCCTCCGAAGCGCTGACCGTCTCCTGCGTGGAGTGGGTCGCCACGTGGATCCTCGCGCCGGGCGCGGGCGCCTTCATCGAATCGCACCCCACGATTCGCCTGGAGATCACGGCGGAGTTGCGGAAGGTCAGCCTCAGCCGCCACGAGGCCGACGTGGCCATTCGCCATGTTCGCTTCGAACAATTGGACCTGGTTCAAAAGAAGATGGCCGACTTGCCGAGCGCCCTCTATGCGTCCGACGCGTATCTTCGGGCGTACGGCAAGCCGCGGCTCGACGATGGCTGCGCCGGCCACCACGTGCTCAACGTCACCGACTCGTTCGCGCACATCGCCGATCAGCGCTGGCTGCGCGATCGGGCCTTCGCCGCCCGCATCACCTTTCGCAGCAACAACTTCGACGCCATTTTGCGCGCAGCCCAATCCGGCGCCGGGCTCGCCGTGCTCCCCTGCATCCTGGGCGACGGCGCAAAGCTGGTGCGGCTCGGGCACGAGAGCGCGATCCCCACGCGCGAGCTCTGGGCCGGCTACCACAAAGATCTCCGGCGCACCCAGCGCATCGCCGCCTTCTTGCGTTACGTGAAGGAGCGCCTTTCGGTGCTGCTCACCGCGCGCACGCCGCCTCGCTCGTAG
- a CDS encoding glycosyltransferase family 2 protein — MNRLAILMPAYNEGERLARTLEELSGIADRASITVILVDDGSHTPIDSAAAAKTLRGAKLVHARHAINLGQGAALETARRIALSLTRGKRANQANLDPRFDAFITMDADGQHAAGSVLALADAIVRGADVALGDRFGGASNVPKSRRVLLGMARTFERWTTGLRLSDAHNGLRAFSPRAIEQMRLRQNRMAHATEITHWIARHPSRRSAAPKLVVVEVPVSVRYTEESLAKGQGMTSALAIIADLVRSFFFGDEAR; from the coding sequence GTGAACCGATTGGCGATCTTGATGCCGGCATACAATGAAGGCGAACGGCTCGCGCGTACGCTCGAGGAGCTCTCCGGGATCGCTGACCGTGCATCCATCACCGTCATTTTGGTCGATGACGGCAGTCATACCCCGATCGACTCCGCCGCCGCAGCGAAAACGTTGCGAGGCGCAAAGCTCGTCCACGCTCGGCACGCGATCAATTTGGGCCAGGGTGCCGCCCTCGAAACCGCGCGGCGCATCGCGCTCTCGCTCACGCGCGGGAAACGAGCGAACCAAGCCAACCTAGACCCGCGCTTCGACGCGTTCATCACCATGGACGCCGACGGGCAGCACGCGGCCGGGAGCGTGCTCGCGCTCGCCGACGCCATCGTCCGAGGCGCCGACGTCGCGCTGGGCGATCGCTTTGGCGGCGCGTCGAACGTACCGAAATCGCGGCGGGTGCTGCTCGGCATGGCGCGAACATTCGAGCGCTGGACCACGGGGCTGCGGCTCTCGGACGCGCACAATGGCCTGCGCGCGTTCAGCCCGCGCGCCATCGAGCAGATGCGCCTGCGGCAAAATCGCATGGCCCACGCCACCGAGATCACGCACTGGATCGCGCGGCACCCGTCGCGAAGGAGCGCCGCACCGAAGCTCGTGGTCGTCGAGGTGCCCGTCTCGGTTCGATACACCGAGGAGTCCCTCGCCAAGGGCCAAGGTATGACCTCGGCGCTCGCGATCATCGCCGATCTCGTTCGAAGCTTCTTCTTTGGAGACGAGGCCCGATGA
- a CDS encoding DUF2304 domain-containing protein: protein MKPEITPAAVALLFFLVALLVHDASERRRNRRLLAVEATVFAIGGALIVFPEIARRLAHSVGIGRGVDFILYPLVIWLVRESLLSRHRRFEDDQRLTELVRALAIHQATSPRTEEERALGADAPPRDIAT from the coding sequence ATGAAACCCGAAATCACCCCCGCCGCCGTGGCGCTCCTCTTTTTTCTCGTGGCGCTGCTGGTGCACGACGCGTCCGAACGCCGGCGAAACCGGCGGCTGCTCGCGGTGGAGGCCACCGTGTTCGCCATCGGCGGAGCGCTCATCGTCTTCCCCGAGATCGCGCGGCGGCTCGCGCACTCGGTCGGCATCGGGCGCGGCGTCGACTTCATCCTCTATCCACTGGTCATTTGGCTGGTACGCGAATCCCTCCTATCGCGCCACCGGCGCTTCGAGGACGATCAGCGGCTGACCGAGTTGGTCCGCGCGCTCGCCATTCATCAGGCGACCAGCCCCCGAACCGAGGAAGAACGCGCACTTGGCGCAGACGCACCCCCTCGGGATATTGCAACTTGA
- a CDS encoding adenosine deaminase: MMKELRFGFASLPLILACASASCASNPSAENPQPSPDAAARAAAEARVQRRLDALQSDESSLRKLVQQMPKGADLHHHTSGGIAVEKLIEWAAQDGSCVEEPKLIATPGPCTGQQVPIANARTDKALHAKLLASWSMEGHKGDALLDRHNHFFATFEKFDAVLDNHFADGIADILATAGKNHQTYIELMRSLGSWGTGVEAATLVADNDPWTESYLLQKRKQFLDNKVFKDTLDNNANTFKNDIAKARTLLRCDRADADPGCQVDVRFMMEAYRDQSRGFVFGQWVYGFELAQKEPLVVAMNLVSPEEHPNSLKNYDDEMFAISVLRKMNEADASRRPVHVALHAGELIPEVLPQDAAGQRHLNYHVRRAVEVGAAERIGHGTDILGEVAADKSIDLLGKMREKDVLFEICLSSSSLLLGYEGERHPLNTLIEKNVPVALATDDQGLFRTNITDDWMLAVQRNHLNYRTLKKLARASVEHSFLPGKTLWAEPNRHERVVAQCARDKWGDANASKDCKDYLNANERAALQWKLERELEAFEASVTE; encoded by the coding sequence ATGATGAAAGAATTGCGTTTCGGGTTTGCCTCCTTACCCTTGATTCTGGCCTGCGCCTCGGCCTCCTGCGCCTCCAATCCCTCCGCCGAAAACCCGCAGCCCTCGCCCGACGCGGCAGCCCGCGCGGCGGCCGAGGCCCGCGTCCAGCGGCGCCTCGATGCCTTGCAGTCCGACGAGTCCTCCCTGCGCAAGCTCGTGCAGCAGATGCCCAAAGGCGCGGATCTGCACCATCACACCTCCGGCGGCATCGCCGTGGAGAAGTTGATCGAGTGGGCGGCGCAAGACGGATCCTGCGTCGAGGAGCCCAAGTTGATCGCCACGCCCGGTCCGTGCACCGGCCAGCAAGTGCCCATTGCCAATGCGCGCACCGACAAAGCGCTCCACGCCAAGCTGCTCGCGTCCTGGTCGATGGAAGGGCACAAGGGCGACGCGCTCCTGGATCGGCACAATCACTTCTTCGCCACCTTCGAAAAGTTCGACGCCGTGCTCGACAACCACTTCGCGGATGGCATCGCCGACATTCTGGCCACGGCTGGGAAAAACCATCAAACGTACATCGAGTTGATGCGCAGCTTGGGCTCGTGGGGCACGGGGGTCGAGGCGGCCACGCTCGTGGCCGATAACGATCCGTGGACGGAGTCGTATCTGCTCCAGAAGCGCAAACAGTTCCTCGACAACAAAGTCTTCAAAGACACGCTCGACAACAACGCCAATACGTTCAAAAACGACATCGCAAAAGCCAGGACCCTGCTTCGCTGCGACCGCGCCGACGCCGATCCGGGTTGCCAAGTCGATGTGCGGTTCATGATGGAAGCGTATCGCGACCAGAGCCGCGGGTTCGTGTTCGGGCAATGGGTTTACGGGTTCGAGCTCGCGCAGAAGGAGCCCCTGGTGGTGGCGATGAATTTGGTCTCGCCCGAGGAGCACCCGAACTCGTTGAAGAACTACGATGACGAGATGTTCGCCATCAGCGTGCTTCGAAAGATGAACGAGGCCGACGCCTCGCGCAGACCGGTGCACGTGGCATTGCACGCCGGGGAGCTCATTCCCGAGGTGTTGCCGCAGGATGCCGCCGGGCAACGGCATTTGAATTATCATGTGCGCCGCGCGGTCGAAGTGGGGGCCGCGGAGCGCATCGGTCACGGCACCGATATCCTCGGCGAGGTCGCGGCCGATAAGTCGATCGATCTGCTCGGGAAGATGCGCGAGAAGGACGTTTTGTTCGAGATCTGCCTCAGCTCGAGCAGCTTGCTCCTCGGGTACGAGGGCGAGCGCCACCCGCTCAACACATTGATTGAAAAGAACGTGCCCGTGGCGCTGGCGACCGATGATCAGGGGCTGTTCCGAACGAACATCACGGACGATTGGATGCTGGCGGTCCAGCGCAACCACCTGAACTACCGCACCCTGAAGAAGCTCGCGCGCGCCAGCGTGGAGCACAGCTTCTTGCCGGGCAAGACCCTCTGGGCCGAGCCCAATCGCCACGAGCGCGTGGTGGCGCAGTGCGCCCGCGACAAGTGGGGTGATGCCAACGCATCCAAAGACTGCAAAGATTATTTGAACGCGAACGAGCGCGCCGCCCTGCAGTGGAAGCTGGAACGCGAGCTCGAGGCGTTCGAAGCCTCCGTTACGGAGTGA
- a CDS encoding DMT family transporter → MRPSRGLAFLFLATVCFGTAEPAIKAVMDVGLSPGEVVQLRGNGAALVLLAMAFVRDPKSLRVAPRELPLLLAYGLFAFLGIQEFSFVALSRLPVGVALLLEYLAIVFVALWARFVQGRVLAPMTWAGIACAVAGLAMSEQVWRGAMLDGVGAAAGIASAICLAAYFLLSEHGIGGRDPISLAALGSSIGAIAADGIAPPWRLPFARLRDIAHLGPLAVPAWMALSYVVLIGTVGAYVSDISALNDLPSPVAGVLSTFEVVVAAATAWWLLGETLSGMQLAGAAVLFAGVVLAQMGSRAAPPARALGSCSEADPR, encoded by the coding sequence GTGCGTCCTTCACGCGGGTTGGCTTTTCTCTTTCTGGCGACCGTGTGCTTTGGCACGGCGGAGCCCGCGATCAAGGCCGTGATGGATGTGGGCCTCTCGCCTGGCGAGGTGGTCCAGCTGCGGGGCAATGGTGCGGCGTTGGTGCTGCTCGCGATGGCTTTCGTGCGGGATCCGAAATCCTTGCGCGTCGCACCGCGCGAGCTTCCACTCTTGCTCGCATATGGCTTGTTCGCATTTCTGGGGATCCAGGAGTTCTCCTTCGTCGCCCTTTCGCGTCTGCCGGTGGGGGTGGCGCTGCTCCTCGAGTACCTGGCCATCGTGTTCGTGGCGCTCTGGGCAAGGTTCGTCCAAGGGCGGGTGCTCGCGCCCATGACGTGGGCCGGCATCGCGTGCGCGGTCGCGGGCCTCGCCATGAGCGAGCAGGTGTGGCGCGGAGCCATGCTCGACGGGGTGGGCGCCGCCGCCGGGATCGCATCGGCCATTTGCCTCGCCGCATATTTCTTGTTGAGCGAGCACGGGATTGGCGGGCGCGATCCCATTTCGCTGGCGGCGCTGGGCTCCTCGATCGGGGCCATCGCCGCCGATGGAATTGCGCCGCCCTGGCGATTGCCGTTCGCGCGCCTGCGCGACATCGCGCATTTGGGGCCGCTGGCCGTGCCGGCCTGGATGGCGCTGTCGTATGTCGTACTAATCGGCACGGTGGGTGCGTACGTTTCCGATATATCGGCGCTGAACGATTTGCCCTCGCCGGTGGCGGGCGTGTTGAGCACGTTCGAGGTGGTGGTGGCGGCGGCCACCGCCTGGTGGCTCTTGGGCGAGACCCTCAGCGGGATGCAGCTGGCCGGCGCCGCGGTGCTCTTCGCCGGCGTGGTGCTCGCCCAAATGGGATCGAGGGCCGCCCCGCCGGCGCGAGCGCTGGGCTCGTGCAGCGAGGCGGACCCGCGATGA
- a CDS encoding TonB-dependent receptor, with protein MRGSSRANALRRSAYAVTVVDTEQAKRQTIDLGEVLARETPVTVQRVGGLGSRTSFALGGLGGERLRFFLDGVPLELMGYSAGLANVPVNLVDRIEVYQGVVPVRFGADALGGAVHLVTDQDVRKNRLAASYQVGSFGTHRATLSARYFHAPSGVFARSATFFDVTNNDYDVDVTAYDDKGRERPVTVPRFHDGYRGVGTHASVGIVDKPWADRLVLQGFVSAFDNDVQNGATMDHPYGEVTSQRRSMGANVKYAVGLGPRTHLEAIAGFTRVTTRFRDRSNCTYDWYGHCTPPDPPVARGESSNIPIDRDIGTSTFFLRSELAHHLSDDHLLRFALAPTFADRAGNDWLRGSGYDPLAQPRRLVTGVVGMELESSFFDGRVKNSAFVKGYGLASESHQLLSTGQWSDMSRDIFRGGGGDSVRVSLTRQLSMKASYEHAMRQPSTDELFGDGILVAESLGLRPETSHNANLGVFVEDWKTPAGTVRASANGFARWTDDLIAQIVQTEYLHNENVAKARALGVESALGWTVPGGDWLTIDGHLTYQDLRNRSSDGPLAAEKGDRIPSIPYLLSSASVRLRGRRFFVASDVVELSWNLRYVHSFYRDWESRAAKADKREIDTQVAQGAALTYALRTLDFGLGMTFEVQNLTDAKLFDFYGVQRPGRAFFTKWTLDY; from the coding sequence GTGCGCGGATCCTCCCGGGCGAACGCGCTGCGACGGTCGGCGTACGCCGTGACGGTGGTCGACACGGAGCAGGCGAAGCGCCAAACGATCGATCTCGGCGAGGTCCTCGCGCGCGAGACCCCGGTGACGGTCCAGCGCGTCGGCGGGCTCGGTTCGCGCACCAGCTTTGCGCTCGGGGGATTGGGCGGCGAGCGACTGCGCTTCTTCCTCGACGGCGTGCCCCTCGAGCTCATGGGCTACTCGGCGGGCCTCGCCAACGTGCCCGTCAACTTGGTCGACCGCATCGAGGTCTATCAAGGCGTGGTGCCCGTGCGCTTCGGCGCCGACGCGCTCGGCGGCGCGGTGCACCTGGTGACCGATCAGGACGTCCGCAAGAATCGGCTGGCGGCCTCGTACCAGGTGGGCTCCTTCGGGACCCATCGCGCGACCTTGAGCGCGCGCTACTTCCACGCCCCCAGCGGCGTCTTCGCCCGCAGCGCGACCTTCTTCGACGTGACGAACAACGATTACGACGTCGACGTCACGGCCTATGACGACAAGGGCCGCGAACGCCCGGTGACCGTGCCGCGCTTTCACGATGGCTACCGCGGCGTGGGCACCCATGCGAGCGTCGGCATCGTCGACAAGCCGTGGGCCGATCGCCTGGTGCTGCAAGGCTTCGTCTCGGCCTTCGACAACGACGTGCAGAACGGCGCCACCATGGATCACCCTTACGGGGAGGTCACGTCGCAGAGGCGCAGCATGGGCGCGAACGTCAAGTACGCGGTGGGCCTCGGACCGAGGACGCACCTCGAGGCGATCGCGGGTTTTACTCGCGTGACGACGCGCTTCCGCGATCGCTCGAACTGCACGTACGACTGGTACGGCCACTGCACACCGCCCGATCCTCCGGTCGCGCGCGGGGAGAGCTCCAACATCCCCATCGACCGCGACATCGGGACGAGCACCTTCTTTCTCCGCTCCGAGCTCGCGCATCACCTCTCGGACGATCACCTGCTCCGCTTCGCGCTCGCGCCCACGTTCGCGGATCGAGCGGGCAACGATTGGCTCCGCGGCTCGGGCTACGATCCCCTCGCGCAGCCGCGGCGGCTCGTCACGGGCGTGGTCGGCATGGAGCTCGAATCGAGCTTCTTCGATGGCCGCGTGAAGAACAGCGCGTTCGTCAAAGGCTACGGCCTCGCGAGCGAGAGCCACCAGCTCCTCTCCACCGGCCAGTGGAGCGACATGTCCCGCGACATCTTCCGCGGTGGAGGCGGCGACAGCGTGCGCGTGAGCTTGACGCGCCAGCTCTCGATGAAGGCCTCCTACGAGCACGCCATGCGCCAGCCGAGCACCGACGAGCTCTTTGGCGACGGAATACTCGTCGCCGAGAGCCTCGGCCTCCGTCCCGAGACGAGCCACAACGCGAACCTCGGCGTCTTCGTCGAGGATTGGAAGACCCCGGCGGGGACGGTCCGCGCGTCCGCGAATGGCTTCGCGCGCTGGACGGACGATCTGATCGCGCAGATCGTGCAAACGGAATATCTGCACAACGAGAACGTCGCGAAGGCGCGGGCGCTCGGCGTCGAGTCGGCCCTCGGCTGGACGGTGCCTGGGGGCGATTGGCTCACCATCGATGGCCATTTGACCTATCAGGATCTGCGCAACCGCTCGTCCGATGGCCCGCTCGCGGCGGAGAAGGGCGATCGCATCCCGAGCATTCCCTATTTGCTCTCCAGCGCGTCCGTGCGTCTGCGCGGCCGGCGCTTCTTCGTCGCCTCGGACGTGGTCGAGCTCTCGTGGAACCTGCGCTACGTGCACTCGTTCTACCGGGACTGGGAGAGCCGCGCGGCGAAGGCCGATAAGCGCGAGATCGACACCCAAGTCGCCCAGGGCGCCGCGCTCACCTACGCGCTTCGAACCCTGGACTTCGGACTGGGGATGACCTTCGAGGTGCAGAACCTCACCGACGCCAAGCTGTTCGACTTCTACGGCGTGCAGCGCCCGGGACGGGCGTTCTTCACCAAGTGGACCTTGGATTACTAG
- a CDS encoding PepSY domain-containing protein has product MSPSLSRKLLSIHRWCSVIVSVNYVFFALTGLVLIYHAEIDEALGVIPKDLADASGEMISMDRALTMAHEANPKLTPIFAVQPEELPGVALLAFAAGSERFRSAKVVAVDRHGGGRILPKLDILNTVTRFIVRLHAELLLRTPGRIGLGIVGGAILTSLVTGFVVYGPTMKRFVFGLLRRDKSPRTYLADIHKLLGVATFGWNVVIAATGVLLCFGSLLLQHYSRTEVSSFAAQYAGQPAVTDLSTIDRAIASAEATAPGRRWTRVIFPGAELSTPRHFTVFLEGGEGIEKHMFALTVVDAQDPANAKERDLPLYLKAFFVSEPLHFGDYGGLPLKLLWTAFTLLSLALSVTGVWTFFLGRFRRRARA; this is encoded by the coding sequence ATGAGTCCTTCGCTTAGCCGCAAGCTCCTCTCAATCCACAGATGGTGCAGCGTCATCGTCAGCGTGAACTACGTCTTCTTCGCGCTGACGGGGCTGGTCCTGATCTACCACGCCGAGATCGACGAGGCGCTCGGGGTGATCCCCAAAGATCTCGCCGACGCGTCGGGCGAGATGATCTCGATGGATCGGGCGCTCACGATGGCCCATGAGGCCAACCCCAAGCTCACGCCCATCTTCGCCGTGCAGCCCGAGGAGCTCCCCGGGGTGGCGCTCCTCGCCTTCGCCGCCGGCAGCGAGCGGTTTCGGTCCGCGAAGGTGGTCGCGGTCGACCGCCATGGCGGGGGCCGAATTCTTCCGAAGCTCGACATCCTCAACACGGTCACGCGGTTCATCGTTCGGCTCCACGCGGAGCTGCTCTTGCGAACGCCGGGCCGGATCGGGCTCGGCATCGTGGGCGGCGCCATCCTCACCTCGCTGGTGACGGGGTTCGTCGTGTACGGGCCCACCATGAAGCGCTTCGTCTTCGGGCTCCTTCGGCGGGACAAAAGCCCGCGGACCTACCTGGCGGACATCCACAAGCTGCTCGGGGTCGCGACCTTCGGGTGGAACGTCGTCATCGCCGCGACGGGGGTGCTCCTCTGCTTTGGGAGCTTGCTTCTCCAGCACTACTCGCGGACCGAGGTGAGCTCGTTCGCCGCCCAGTACGCGGGGCAGCCCGCGGTCACCGATCTCTCGACCATCGATCGGGCCATCGCCAGCGCCGAGGCTACGGCCCCCGGGCGAAGGTGGACCCGCGTGATTTTCCCGGGCGCGGAGCTCTCGACCCCGCGTCACTTCACGGTCTTCCTCGAGGGCGGGGAAGGCATCGAGAAGCACATGTTCGCCTTGACGGTGGTCGATGCGCAGGATCCCGCGAACGCGAAGGAGAGGGATCTTCCGCTCTACCTGAAGGCCTTCTTCGTCAGCGAGCCGCTGCACTTCGGCGACTACGGGGGCCTGCCGCTCAAGCTCCTCTGGACGGCGTTCACGCTCCTCTCGCTCGCGCTCTCGGTGACCGGCGTCTGGACCTTCTTCCTCGGCCGCTTCCGGCGGAGGGCGCGCGCGTGA